ATGAACTTCGGCAAGATCGGACGCACCACCCAGGTCGAGGCCACCGCCATCGTCGACGCCGCTCTCGAGGGCGGGATCAACCTCATCGACACCGCCGACATGTACAGCGACGGCGAGTCGGAAGAGCTGGTCGGCAAAGCCATCGCCGGCCGCCGCGACGACATCGTGCTGGCCACGAAGGCGGGCATGCCCATGGGCGACGAGCGCAACCATCGGGGCAGCTCACGCCGCTGGCTGGTCACCGAGCTGGACAACAGCCTGCGCCGGCTCGGTGTCGATCACGTCGATCTCTACCAGGTCCACCGGTGGGACCCGAGCACCAGCGACGAGGAGACGCTGTCGGCTCTGACCGACCTGCAGCGCGCGGGAAAGATCCGCTACTTCGGCTCCTCGACCTTCCCGGCGTACCGCATCGTGCAAGCTCAGTGGGCCGCCCGCGAGTATCACCTGAGCCGTTACGTCACCGAACAGCCCAGTTACTCGATCCTGCAGCGCGGGATCGAGAGCCATGTGCTCCCCGTGACCGAGCAGTACGGGCTCGGTGTCCTGGTGTGGAGCCCGCTGGCCTCGGGCTGGCTGTCGGGAGCGATCCGCGAGGGCCAGGAAATCACCACCAGCCGCTCGACGTTCATGCCGGAGCGCTTCGACACCGCCACCCCGTTCAACCGGGCCAGGCTCGACGCCGTCGAGCAGCTGGCCAAGGTCGCCGACGAGGCCGGCCTGACGATGATCCAGCTCGCGCTCGGTTTCGTGACCGCGCATCCCGCCGTGACCAGCGCGCTCATCGGCCCCCGCACGCCGGCCCACCTGCACTCGCAACTCGCCGCCGCTGACACCGTGCTCTCCGCCGACGTACTCGACGCGATCGACGCGATCGTCGCCCCCGGCACGGACCTGGCCGCGCACGAGAAGTACGACACTCCGCCCGCGCTGCTCGACCCGTCACTGCGGCGCCGCTGATTCCCCGAGAGGCAGCGCCCACATCCTCTCCCGCAGCCCCCGAACCGACGGGAATCGCGCGGGTGAACGCTACGTCATCGCCGCAATCGACTGACCCCCGGCAGCACACCACAGTCGGCGCCGCCCGTGCTGAAAGGACCAACAGCTCGATGCCACACACGTCCCGGCCTCGTTTCGGGATCATGACCGCCCCCATGCAGGTCGACTACCACGACGTCCTGCGGGTCTGGCGAGAGGCGGACATGATCCCGGAGATCGAGCACGCATGGTTGTTCGACCACCTCATGCCGATCGGCGGTGACCCGGACGGACCGACCCACGAAGGCTGGACCCTGCTCTCGGCCCTCGCCGCCCACACCCGGCGCCTGCGGCTCGGGGTGCTGGTGACCAGTAACCGGTTCCGGCCGCCCGCGATGCTGGCCAAGATCGCCACGACCGTCGACATCGTCTCCGGTGGACGGCTCGACTTCGGCATCGGCGTCGGCTCACGGCCCAGCCCTCCCCTGGCCCGGCGCGAGTACGCGGCACACGGCCTGCCCTTCCACGACACCGCACACGCCGTGGGGAGTCTCGCCGAAGCCTGCGCGGTGATCCGGCGGTTATGGACCGAGGACAAGCCGTTCGACTTCCACGGCACCTACCACCACCTCACCGGAGCATTCGGCAACCCCAAACCCGTCCAGCGCCCCCACCCGCCGATCCTCATCGGCGGACGCTCGTCCGCGACACTGCGCGTGGTCGCCGAGCACGCCGACATGTGGAACATCCCGGGCGGCGACATCGACGACGTCGTCGACCGCAGCGCACTGCTGGACCGCTACTGCGCCGAGATCGACCGCGACCCCGCCTCGGTCACCCGCTCGATCCACCTGCCCGTCTCCTACGACCAGCCCCGTGTCACCCAGGACGCGATCCGCGACGCTGTCGACGCGGGCTTCCGGCACATCGTCCTCGGACTGCCGGCGCCATACCCCGCCGAGGTCGCACGGTGGGTCACCGACGAGCTCATCAGCACGTCGGCCTGAACACCTTGCAGTACTAGTGATCGGTGGCCGGCCGACGAGCGCTGAGCTGGGCCGGTTTCGGCGTGAGCACCACTGGCCGGTGGCTGATCGTCAGGTACGCGTTCTCCTCCGTGAGGCGCTCTTGGTTCGAGTGGAGGTGGTTCACGCTCCAGCAGGGGGACGATTCGGCGGCGGTAGAAGCCGTGGCATCGGTCCCCCTGTTGGTACGGGGCCGTCTCCCCAACGCGGTGTTCGAGCCGGCTACGTGCAGATGATGACGACGAGAATGCAGCTTTTCTAGTGGTCATGGCCGTGGTCATGGCCGTGATCGTGGCCGTCGGTCGGGCTCGACTGGGCAGCCGTGGCCTTGGCGGCGGCGTGAGGGGCGGGTACCGCGGCGGAGGCCACTGTCGCAGGCGCTGCCGAGAGCGCGAGGGCCAGGGCGGCACTGACCGCGAATCGCCGGGCAACGGACTTCTTGGGTGTGATGTTCATGAAGTCACCATGCACATCCTTTTGGACCATTGCGCGCCGAGATCGGCTTATCGGCGAATCGCCGCATCGCCCAGTCCCGCTGCAGCCGAGCCTTGTCTGATCCGGGCACCGGGCTCGTTCGAGTCACGGCCACACCGCAGCGGACCATGACCACATTCCAGGTACCCGCACCTGGCCTGGGTGCAGGGTGCGTCGGTGCATGGACGCCGGAGTTCATGTTCCCGCCCGGGAGGTCTCCGGGGGGACGGCCGGGGCGTTCGGCCGCCCGGTGCCGGCCGAGTGCCGGCACCGCGCACCGACCACGACCGCGAGCAGGCAGAGCATCGCGGCGTCCTTGAACGCCCGGCGTTCGGGCGCCTCCAGCAGGGGCCAGGCGAACGCGGGGACCTGGGGCAACAAGGCGATCCAGAACCAGGGCGAGCGGGGAGCGCTCCCCGGTACGCCCGCCGAGGCGAGCAACGGCAGCAGCGGCACCAGGGCGTAGTGGAGGAACGCGGGCCGCGAGACGAGGAAGGTGGCGAACATCAGCATGGCGGCGGTCTCCACCAGCCGCGCGCGGGGGTCACCGCCGCCATGCCAGCGCCGCCGGGCGAGCAGCAGTCCCGCCCCGGCCAGGCCGAGAGCTGCCGCAGTGGCGATCCAGACCGGAACGGAGAGCCGGGGCAGGACGGTGACCAGTGAGGCGTCGTAGGGGCGGGCGAAGTCGTCCTGCCCGCGCAGCAGGAAGGGCAGGACGCGAGTGAGGAAGAGGTCGGGCCGGGGCATGGCCAGCGCCGCCGTGACGGAGGCGACGAGCGGGAGCAGGACAACGGCGGCGGCTCCCCTCCAGGCCCGCGCGAGGAGAAAGAGCAGCAGGAGCGGGGCGAGCATGGGTTTCAGCGCGATGGCGAACCCGGTCACCACCCCCGCGGCCGTCCAGCGCCCGCGGGCGGCGAACAGCAGGGCGAGCGGCATCAGTGCCACCGAGGAGGCGGTCCAGTTGGCAAGGACGACCACGCTCCAGAACGGCATGAGGTAGGCGAGTCCACCGGCGACGAGTACGGCCAGGCGGCTGTGCGCGGGCACGCCGAAGATCCGCAGGGCGAGCAGCCAGCCGGTGAGGACCAGGGCGGCGGCGATACAGGGACCGGCCACGCGCAGGACCCGGTCGTCGAGCAGCGCCTCGGGCACGGCGGCGAGCACGCTGCTGGGCAGGTACAGGAAACGCGGGTTGGTGTAGGGAGATCGGCCGTCGAGGAAGGTGCGGGCGGCGGCCACTACGAAGGTGTTGTCCAGGCCGGGACGGGGGACGGTGGTGGCTCGGTGGACCATGACCGCGAGCAGCGCGACGACGGCCAGCCGGGCCGGGAGTGAGGCGCGTTGGTGCAGCCAGGGAGTGACGGCGGGGGGATCGTCGGGGTCCACGCCCGTATCCTAAGCTGATGGATCGTCACATCTCGTGATGACGCGGGGCAGGGTGAACCGGGGCGAACGCACGCCGCGCTGTCTCGAACTCGCTCACGAATCCGACACGACACACACCTTCGAGGACCGGCGAACGTTTCACAGTCGCAGCACCGGACGCCCGGCCACGACCGCGCTCTGGGCCGGCGTCCGCAGCCGCTCCGGGTCAACCGAGGTCCGATTGTGCCGTGGTGAAGTGCTGATGGGCACCGTCCAGTTCGAGCACGCGCCCGAGGTGCGTCACCGCGCACGGCAGGCCGCGCCCTCGTCGCTTACTGCCTCAACCGGCCTCCCCCACTGGCGTGCCTCAGCTCACAGCCACCATCGCGTCAGGGCGGAACAACTCAAGGCCGACAACCGTTCATCTACATGTGGCTGCGGAGGGGACAGTGTCCCCGGGCCTCACCGCCAGCCCGTGGGGACGATCGTTCGGCTGAAGCCCCACGGAGCCTTTCGCCGCGAGGCGACCGCCCTCCGTACGTCACGACCGCAGCGGCCCCGGCTGGTCTCCCCCGTCCAGCCGGGGCTGCTCGCGTCAGGGACGCCGCCGGCCGGCCCCGGCCGGGTTCAGCCGTCGCCGGCGACCGGCGGTGGCTGCGTCGCCGAGCTCGGACATCTGAGGGCGACTCGTCCCCACCTCGAATTCATGACCGGAGCAAGTTGGAACCCTGTCGATGACGGCACTGAACGCCGCTCCAGCCGGCGTGGCGGCGGCGGGTGACAATCATGGTGTCGCGCTCATGCCGCCCGGGGTGTCGACGAGTTGACCAGGGGCCGCGGGTCGCGGCGTGGAAGCTGTCTCCTCCCCCGGTCAAAGCGCCCCGTATCCAGCGGCCGTGGGGACATGAACTGAACCATGGACGTGCTCGAGGGAAACAACATGCTCCAGTTGTCCGTACTATCGCTATGACCGGGCACTGTGCACGGGATATCGCTGCTGCCCCGCAGACATCAACCCGGGACAGCACAAACGTGTGACAGGCCCTTCGCCTCGAACCGAGGAAAGGTTGTGCACCCCATGTCCGAGAACATCTCCGCCACCGAACTGACGTCGCAGTACACCGCTCAAGTGAAAGCCGACCTCGAACGCAACACCAAGGAACAAGAACGTCTCAGCGCGGAAATCGCCGCACTGCAGGACCAGTTGGCGGCCCTGCAGCGTGACCACACGGTGCTCGTCAGCATTCAGCGAGCGATCGAAGTCGCACCGGCTCCCGCAGAGCCTGCGGCCCAGTCGGACAGCGTCGCGGTGCCCGCTCCCCGCAAGGAGACGACCACCAAGTCCGGCACAGGCAAGCGGACCCGGACGAAGAAGGCTGCTGCCCAGCCCCGTCGAGCCACGGCCGGTAAGTCGACCGCCGAGAAGAACGCGGGTAAAACGGAGGCCGCGAAGAACGCGGGTAAGACGGAGGCCGCGAAGTCGGCACAGCCCAAGCTGGTCGACCTGGTCCGCCGCCACCTCACCGAGCAGGGCGAACCGCGCTCATCAGCGGAGATCGCCACAGCCCTCGGCCAGGCCCATCCCGAACGCAACATCAAGGCAACCGTGGTGCGCACCACCCTCGAAGGGCTGGTCGCCCGGAACCAGGCTCAGCGCACCAAGCAGGGCACATCCGTGTTCTACACCGCTCCCGACGGGCCGGGGCAGACCGCACCCGCGCAGAGCGGGGAACAGGCCGTAAAGGCTGATGCCTGACACCGTCGGACACACGCCGTGACTTCCCGGTGGGCAAGCGGCCTCGGCCACGGCGCTGCCCGGTCCACGTGCTCGGGAGTGGTCATCGTGTGCCCTCCGGGGGGCGGCGCTCCGCTGTGCCGAGGATGTGCGTGGCCGCCGGGGAGGGCAGGCGGGTCTCGGGGAAGGGGAACTTCTCCATCGATGTGATGGTGAACCCGGCGGCGGCGATGGCGGATCGGGTGTCGCGCCCGGTGTGGCAGCCGCCCATCAGCAGGGGCCAGACGGTGGCGTCCAGCGCGCGCTGGACGCGGCGCATGGCGGGTGAGTCGGCGCGTACGTGCTCGAAGAAGCGGAGCTGTCCGCCGGGTCGCAGGACACGGTGGATCTCGGTGAGCGCAGCCTGCGCGTCGGCCACCGAGCACAGGGTCAGGCAGACGACGGCCGCGTCGAACGAGGCGTCCTCTACCGGCAGTTGCTCAGCGACCCCGTCGGTCACCTCCACCGGCGCCGGGGCCGTGGCGGCGGCCTGCTCGGCCAGCGCGCGCAGGCGCGGCTCCGGTTCGACGGCCAGTACCCGCGTCACCTCCGGCGGGTAGTGCGAAAAGTTCAGCCCGTTGCCCGCGCCGATCTCGACGACCTCGCCGGTCAGGCCGGACAGCAGGCGCTTGCGGTGTTCCGTGATGCCGGCCTTGTCCAGGGCGGGGCCGGCGATCTTGGCATAGAAGCGGGCGAAGAGCGGATGGGGCCGGACAGGCTGCCTGGTCCGAGTGGTCATGGCTGGTCACCGTCCTCTTCGTCGGCGGGTCCCTGAGGGCTGCCATGCTGTGCGGAGGTCATACATGGTGAAGTCCCTTCACGGTATGCCCGAGGAGGCCGCCGCTCACAGCTGGGCGCGATCCAGGCCGGCCTGGAAACGGTGATCGCGCGACTGCGCGCCGTCGATCAGGCGCAGCCGGTAGTGTCCGGCGCCCGGAGCACCTCGTCGAACCGGAGGCTGCTCCCGTTTCGTGCCGTCTCCCACCGTCCGGGATACCCACCTCGGTCACAGGACGCTAGCGTCCGTCACCATGACGACTGGCCCCCTGAAGGAATTGCGGTCCGAGCTGAGGGATCATGCGGCGCCCCATGTCCGCGCGCAGCTGGAGCGGGTGCTCAGCCCCGCGGCCGACGACGAGCTGCTCGGCGTACGCGTTCCGGTGATGCGCGAACTCGCCCGGCGATACCGGGAGTTGTCGCTGGAGGGCGTGGACGTTCTGCTGCACAGCCGGGTGCACGAGGAGCGGTTCGCCGGTCTGCTGGTCCTGGCCGAGCAGGTGCGGAGCGCACAGGGCGCTGACCTTGAGGCACTGGTCGATTTCTATGTGGCGCGCACCGAATGCGTGGACAACTGGGATCTGGTGGACGCTTCCGCGCATGTGGTTCTGGGGCCGTGGCTCCTGGACGGACCGCCGGACGCGCTGGACGCGCTGGACGTGCTGGACGAGCTGGCCGGGTCGGACTGGCTGTGGGACCGCAGGATCGCCATGCTGGCCACGCTGGCGCTGATCCGCGCCGGCCGCTTCGAGTCGACCTTCCGGCTTGTCCTCAGGCTGCGCCGGGATCCGGAGCCGCTGATCCACAAGGCGTCTGGGTGGATGCTGAGGGAGATCGGCCGCCGCGACGAGCAGGCGATGGTGGACTTCCTCGACCGGAATCTCGCCGGGCTGCCGCGGATCACTGTGCGGTACGCGACCGAGCGCCTGGCGCCGGACGAGCGGGCCCGTTTCGTGAAGACGCGTTGAGGCCTGGTGACTGCTCCCGTCTCGCACCAACCCCAAGGTGGATGGCGGGCGCACCCTCGACTGGGTGACTCGACCCGGCGCGCGATCTTCGAGAGCCTGGTGGCGGCCCCGAAGCCGGCGCGCGAGCCGGCCGACCTGCTGCCCGTCAGCCGCCCGGCGGTCTCCCAGCATCTGAAGGTGCTCAAGGAGGCCGGACTGGTGGCCGATCAGGCGGAGGGTACCCGGCGGGTGTACCGCGTCCAGCCCGCCGCGATCGCCGCGATGCGCGAGTACCTGGACCGGATGTGGGATCACGCACTGGCCGCTTTCGAGGCGGCCGTGGAGCAGGACGCCGAAGCGGATACGGAGCAGGACGCGACACAACCACCCGAGCCCGCGGAAGGACCGGAATCATGAGCGAGCCCACCCAGACGCAGGACACGGTACGCAAGACGGTCACTGTCGCCACCACACCTGAACGTGCGTTCGAGGTGTTCGCCGAGCGGTTCGGCAGCTGGTGGCCGAGGGAGTACCACATCGGCAAGGTCGACATGGCCGACTTCGTCGTCGAGCCCGAGGCCGGCGGACGCTGGTACGAGGTCGGGGTCGACGGCTCCGAGTGCGACACCGGACGGGTGCTCGCGTACGAGCCGCCCGACCGACTCGTGCTGGCCTGGCACCTGGACGGAGAGTGGCAGTACGACCCTGACCCGGCGCACGCCAGCGAGGTCGAGGTGCGCTTCGTCGCCGAGGGCGAGGGACGTACCCGAGTGGAGCTCGAACACCGCCACTTCGAGCGCCACGGTGCCGGAGCGCCCGCGGTGCGCGGCGGCGTGGAGTCCCCGCGGGGCTGGGACTACTGCCTGGCCGCATACGCGGGCCGGTTCGCCGCGTAACCGCCACTCGCGTCCAGCGGGAAGGGGGCGCGGGGAGGGGCCCGGACAGTTCGAGGAGGTCGGGCCCCTGCCCCGGGCAGCGGCGCTGTGTTGCGGGCCTCCGTGCCCAGTGCGACGGTGAACCAGGGGGCAATGCCGACGGCCTGGCAAGGGACAGCCTTGCAGGTGACGGCATCACGCGTCGATACACGGCTGAACCGCGCCTCACCATTCATGGCGCCTGACACGCCATGAATCGACGCGCGTCCACCAACCGGGTCAAGCGCAAGAGAAAACGGGAAATTCAATGGCGAACGGACCCATGGACAGGCGCGCCTTCGGCGAGCGGCCCTATCAGCCCAATGGCCCTGTCCCGGGCCAGGGTGCGGAGTACACCGGTCGGTACGTGATCCTGCTCGACCTGAGTAACCAGGAGAGCGCG
The nucleotide sequence above comes from Streptomyces sp. NL15-2K. Encoded proteins:
- a CDS encoding LLM class flavin-dependent oxidoreductase; its protein translation is MPHTSRPRFGIMTAPMQVDYHDVLRVWREADMIPEIEHAWLFDHLMPIGGDPDGPTHEGWTLLSALAAHTRRLRLGVLVTSNRFRPPAMLAKIATTVDIVSGGRLDFGIGVGSRPSPPLARREYAAHGLPFHDTAHAVGSLAEACAVIRRLWTEDKPFDFHGTYHHLTGAFGNPKPVQRPHPPILIGGRSSATLRVVAEHADMWNIPGGDIDDVVDRSALLDRYCAEIDRDPASVTRSIHLPVSYDQPRVTQDAIRDAVDAGFRHIVLGLPAPYPAEVARWVTDELISTSA
- a CDS encoding aldo/keto reductase, whose amino-acid sequence is MQYRTLGRTGVQVSSLALGAMNFGKIGRTTQVEATAIVDAALEGGINLIDTADMYSDGESEELVGKAIAGRRDDIVLATKAGMPMGDERNHRGSSRRWLVTELDNSLRRLGVDHVDLYQVHRWDPSTSDEETLSALTDLQRAGKIRYFGSSTFPAYRIVQAQWAAREYHLSRYVTEQPSYSILQRGIESHVLPVTEQYGLGVLVWSPLASGWLSGAIREGQEITTSRSTFMPERFDTATPFNRARLDAVEQLAKVADEAGLTMIQLALGFVTAHPAVTSALIGPRTPAHLHSQLAAADTVLSADVLDAIDAIVAPGTDLAAHEKYDTPPALLDPSLRRR
- a CDS encoding glycosyltransferase family 87 protein produces the protein MDPDDPPAVTPWLHQRASLPARLAVVALLAVMVHRATTVPRPGLDNTFVVAAARTFLDGRSPYTNPRFLYLPSSVLAAVPEALLDDRVLRVAGPCIAAALVLTGWLLALRIFGVPAHSRLAVLVAGGLAYLMPFWSVVVLANWTASSVALMPLALLFAARGRWTAAGVVTGFAIALKPMLAPLLLLFLLARAWRGAAAVVLLPLVASVTAALAMPRPDLFLTRVLPFLLRGQDDFARPYDASLVTVLPRLSVPVWIATAAALGLAGAGLLLARRRWHGGGDPRARLVETAAMLMFATFLVSRPAFLHYALVPLLPLLASAGVPGSAPRSPWFWIALLPQVPAFAWPLLEAPERRAFKDAAMLCLLAVVVGARCRHSAGTGRPNAPAVPPETSRAGT
- a CDS encoding metalloregulator ArsR/SmtB family transcription factor; translation: MTAPVSHQPQGGWRAHPRLGDSTRRAIFESLVAAPKPAREPADLLPVSRPAVSQHLKVLKEAGLVADQAEGTRRVYRVQPAAIAAMREYLDRMWDHALAAFEAAVEQDAEADTEQDATQPPEPAEGPES
- a CDS encoding class I SAM-dependent methyltransferase, translated to MTTRTRQPVRPHPLFARFYAKIAGPALDKAGITEHRKRLLSGLTGEVVEIGAGNGLNFSHYPPEVTRVLAVEPEPRLRALAEQAAATAPAPVEVTDGVAEQLPVEDASFDAAVVCLTLCSVADAQAALTEIHRVLRPGGQLRFFEHVRADSPAMRRVQRALDATVWPLLMGGCHTGRDTRSAIAAAGFTITSMEKFPFPETRLPSPAATHILGTAERRPPEGTR
- a CDS encoding SRPBCC family protein, which gives rise to MSEPTQTQDTVRKTVTVATTPERAFEVFAERFGSWWPREYHIGKVDMADFVVEPEAGGRWYEVGVDGSECDTGRVLAYEPPDRLVLAWHLDGEWQYDPDPAHASEVEVRFVAEGEGRTRVELEHRHFERHGAGAPAVRGGVESPRGWDYCLAAYAGRFAA
- a CDS encoding DNA alkylation repair protein: MTTGPLKELRSELRDHAAPHVRAQLERVLSPAADDELLGVRVPVMRELARRYRELSLEGVDVLLHSRVHEERFAGLLVLAEQVRSAQGADLEALVDFYVARTECVDNWDLVDASAHVVLGPWLLDGPPDALDALDVLDELAGSDWLWDRRIAMLATLALIRAGRFESTFRLVLRLRRDPEPLIHKASGWMLREIGRRDEQAMVDFLDRNLAGLPRITVRYATERLAPDERARFVKTR